Proteins from a genomic interval of Rubinisphaera italica:
- a CDS encoding MarR family winged helix-turn-helix transcriptional regulator, protein MNSSRLQDELKKKNPFEVPEQEAILNLLRTNDYFENRFGRLFRDYGVTASQYNVLRILSGEGKPMPCLEIASRTIQVVPAITGLIDRLEKQGLVQRHRCEQDRRVVYISLTLKAEKLLNRMEGPVIELHRELVGHLTRQELKELSRLLEKARESTGSEEA, encoded by the coding sequence ATGAACTCTTCACGCTTACAAGATGAACTGAAAAAGAAGAATCCTTTCGAGGTTCCAGAACAGGAGGCGATCCTGAATCTGTTACGCACGAATGATTACTTTGAAAATCGATTTGGACGTTTGTTTCGTGATTATGGAGTGACTGCTTCCCAGTACAATGTTCTGAGAATTCTCAGCGGGGAAGGGAAGCCGATGCCCTGTCTGGAGATTGCCTCACGTACTATTCAGGTCGTTCCGGCAATCACAGGGTTGATTGATCGACTGGAAAAGCAGGGACTGGTACAAAGACATCGCTGCGAACAGGATCGTCGCGTCGTTTATATTTCACTCACTCTAAAAGCCGAGAAATTATTAAACCGAATGGAGGGACCTGTTATTGAATTGCATCGGGAACTGGTAGGTCATTTGACCCGTCAGGAATTGAAGGAATTGAGCCGCCTGTTGGAAAAAGCACGAGAGTCGACCGGCAGTGAGGAAGCGTGA
- a CDS encoding aldose 1-epimerase family protein, producing MSESEIWELCGEQAEANLKITSAEIDGSPEGWFVTKTTMKAGLSAGVEVIEVSNGAQSLFILPTRGMGLWKIQAGDLRVGWDSPVKQPVHPAFVDLKSRNKLGWLDGFNELVTRCGLTSNGPPGIDETAGAIESDITLHGRIANLPATSVTFQLIESDGKTEIVVRGTVSEATLFGQHLELVSEYRTALNSHEVTMTDSVTNRSGRGAELQLLYHINIGSPILEEESTWHAPLKRLTPRDARATEELDTYSTYREPTTGYAEEAFFCKPISDSDGFTPVLLTNASQTEAVSLDFETAALPCLTIWKNTQSLADGYCTGLEPGTNYPNFKAQERREGRVVKMAAGASWQASMKLSVLTDSQNISNQLDRILELQSQAELQIDRNLAQGISGDQ from the coding sequence ATGTCTGAATCAGAAATTTGGGAACTGTGTGGAGAACAAGCGGAAGCGAATCTTAAAATTACTTCTGCAGAAATCGATGGCTCTCCTGAAGGCTGGTTTGTCACAAAAACGACCATGAAAGCTGGGCTCTCAGCGGGTGTCGAAGTGATCGAAGTCAGTAATGGCGCCCAGTCACTTTTCATATTGCCGACACGTGGCATGGGGCTGTGGAAGATTCAAGCGGGAGACTTACGTGTCGGTTGGGATTCCCCGGTCAAACAGCCCGTTCATCCTGCTTTCGTCGACCTGAAGAGTCGCAACAAACTGGGATGGCTGGATGGCTTTAACGAACTGGTGACCCGATGCGGGCTCACTTCCAACGGTCCTCCCGGCATCGACGAAACCGCGGGAGCGATTGAATCGGACATCACTCTCCACGGTCGAATTGCCAATCTCCCGGCGACTTCAGTGACATTTCAATTGATTGAATCCGATGGTAAAACTGAAATTGTCGTTCGAGGGACAGTCTCGGAAGCGACGCTGTTTGGGCAACATCTCGAATTAGTTTCAGAATACCGAACAGCTCTCAATTCTCACGAAGTCACAATGACAGATTCTGTGACCAATCGTTCTGGACGCGGAGCCGAGTTGCAATTGCTGTATCACATTAATATCGGCAGTCCCATTCTTGAAGAGGAGAGTACCTGGCATGCTCCCCTGAAAAGACTCACGCCTCGTGACGCTCGCGCCACCGAAGAGCTCGATACCTATTCCACATATCGCGAACCCACAACTGGTTATGCCGAGGAAGCCTTCTTCTGCAAACCAATTTCCGATAGCGACGGATTCACTCCTGTTCTACTGACCAATGCCAGTCAGACAGAAGCGGTCAGTCTGGATTTTGAGACGGCTGCCCTGCCCTGCCTGACGATCTGGAAAAACACACAATCACTGGCGGATGGTTACTGCACAGGCCTGGAGCCGGGGACAAATTACCCCAACTTCAAAGCCCAGGAACGACGGGAAGGACGCGTCGTCAAAATGGCGGCAGGAGCCAGCTGGCAGGCTTCGATGAAACTTTCCGTGCTGACAGATTCCCAGAATATCTCCAATCAACTTGATCGAATTTTAGAATTGCAATCACAAGCAGAACTGCAAATTGATCGAAATCTGGCCCAAGGAATTTCGGGTGATCAATAA
- a CDS encoding pirin family protein, producing MFKVRKAADRGHADLGWLDTYHTFSFSSYQDTQHVRFRTLRVMNEDTVLPGEGFGEHPHQNMEIVTYVLEGALEHKDSMGNGEILRPGEFQRMSAGSGITHSEFNPSQTEPVHLYQIWIFPDEKGLTPSYEQKRFDDERMVNRLRLVASPDAADGSLTIHTDARIYLAKLDAGTSLDHELNNGRHAWIQVLRGKVSVNGTVLDTSDGMAVSEEDRLTIQAEDHAEIMVFDLP from the coding sequence ATGTTCAAAGTTCGTAAAGCAGCAGATCGCGGACATGCCGATTTGGGTTGGCTGGATACTTACCACACCTTTTCTTTCTCTTCCTATCAGGACACGCAGCACGTCCGGTTCCGGACACTGCGGGTCATGAATGAAGATACTGTTCTGCCAGGTGAAGGATTTGGGGAGCATCCACATCAGAATATGGAAATCGTCACCTATGTTCTTGAAGGAGCACTCGAACATAAGGACTCGATGGGAAATGGAGAAATCCTCCGTCCCGGCGAATTTCAACGGATGTCAGCCGGTTCGGGGATCACGCATAGCGAATTCAATCCTTCGCAGACAGAGCCCGTGCATCTGTATCAGATCTGGATCTTTCCAGATGAGAAGGGATTAACTCCCAGCTATGAACAGAAACGATTTGATGATGAGCGGATGGTAAATCGATTGAGGCTTGTTGCCTCTCCTGATGCCGCTGATGGTTCACTGACCATTCACACGGATGCTCGTATCTATCTGGCAAAACTGGATGCCGGTACTTCTCTTGACCATGAACTCAATAATGGTCGTCATGCCTGGATTCAAGTGCTTCGCGGAAAAGTGTCTGTGAATGGTACGGTGCTCGATACTAGCGATGGAATGGCCGTGAGTGAAGAAGATCGATTAACCATTCAGGCTGAAGATCACGCTGAAATCATGGTCTTTGATCTTCCGTAA
- a CDS encoding L-lactate permease, which yields MHDLLPVLLSLLPIAIVGIFLVGLRWPAAYVMPLSYVAAVGVALFYWQLKFAQVAAASINGLVICFSLLYIVFGAIYLLNTLSESGGLSVIRNGFTSITDDRRAQVIIIAWLFGAFMEGAAGFGTPAVICVPLLVGLGFPAMAAIIAGMMIQSTPVSFGAVGTPILIGVNKGLEGSSSVVDFAAKSGLENWQELLPIIGVKVAILHGIVGTLVPLFIVVVITRFFGANRSFAEGFKIWKFAIFAALAMIIPYVTIAFVLGPEFPTLLGSLIGMAIVIPAARAKFLMPEESWDFAKKSDWPDSWHGLYDVKVEEPVAHLSLWKAWAPYLLTALILVLTRLPSLGIGAWLKSITVPGNGEALTNLFGSTVSVSPVQILYLPGSIFILVCLMTFVLHRMSKGACQRATTRSLKMIIPASAALIFTVPMVQIFINSSGGAAGLPSMPSLLADSVASISGSAWPLFSPLIGGLGAFVAGSNTISNMMFSQFQFHAGLQIGVDPTWVVALQAVGGAAGNVICVHNVVAACAVVGMNGKEGDILRKTLSLFVYYVLFAGILGLLFTL from the coding sequence ATGCATGACCTGCTGCCCGTTTTACTCTCCTTACTTCCGATTGCCATTGTAGGCATTTTTCTTGTCGGACTGCGTTGGCCTGCGGCTTATGTGATGCCGCTTTCTTATGTAGCGGCTGTCGGAGTTGCCCTGTTTTACTGGCAACTGAAATTTGCCCAAGTCGCCGCGGCTTCCATCAATGGATTGGTGATTTGTTTTAGTCTGCTCTATATCGTATTCGGTGCGATTTATCTCCTGAATACGTTGAGCGAATCGGGAGGCCTCTCGGTCATTCGAAATGGATTCACTTCGATTACGGATGATCGTCGTGCCCAGGTGATCATTATTGCCTGGCTCTTCGGTGCCTTTATGGAAGGGGCGGCTGGTTTTGGAACACCAGCTGTCATTTGTGTCCCGCTGCTGGTCGGTCTGGGGTTTCCGGCAATGGCAGCCATTATTGCTGGAATGATGATTCAATCGACACCGGTCTCATTCGGAGCCGTCGGCACGCCGATTTTGATTGGTGTGAATAAGGGGCTTGAAGGAAGTAGTTCCGTTGTTGACTTTGCAGCAAAATCTGGCCTGGAAAACTGGCAGGAATTGTTGCCGATTATCGGTGTCAAAGTCGCGATTTTGCATGGTATTGTCGGGACTCTGGTGCCGCTGTTTATCGTAGTTGTTATTACGCGATTCTTCGGAGCCAATCGCAGTTTTGCAGAAGGCTTCAAAATCTGGAAGTTTGCAATCTTTGCGGCTCTGGCAATGATCATCCCCTACGTGACGATCGCATTTGTCCTGGGCCCAGAGTTTCCAACGTTACTTGGCTCTTTAATTGGTATGGCGATTGTGATTCCAGCGGCCCGAGCAAAATTTCTGATGCCAGAAGAATCTTGGGATTTTGCCAAAAAGTCGGATTGGCCCGATTCCTGGCACGGCTTGTATGATGTGAAAGTCGAAGAACCTGTTGCTCACTTGTCGTTATGGAAAGCCTGGGCTCCTTATTTATTAACGGCTCTTATTCTCGTGCTGACTCGTTTGCCTTCTTTGGGCATTGGAGCCTGGTTAAAATCGATCACAGTTCCTGGAAATGGAGAAGCACTGACCAATCTGTTTGGTTCAACCGTCAGTGTCTCTCCTGTGCAGATTCTTTACTTGCCAGGCTCGATATTTATACTCGTCTGCTTGATGACATTCGTCTTGCACCGCATGTCAAAGGGGGCCTGCCAGCGTGCGACAACTCGCTCTCTCAAAATGATCATCCCCGCTTCAGCCGCACTCATATTCACCGTACCGATGGTGCAGATCTTTATCAACTCATCTGGAGGAGCAGCAGGTCTGCCTTCAATGCCAAGTCTGCTGGCCGATTCTGTCGCTTCAATCTCAGGATCAGCCTGGCCATTATTTTCTCCACTCATCGGAGGACTGGGAGCGTTTGTCGCAGGCAGCAATACCATCAGCAATATGATGTTTTCTCAATTCCAGTTCCATGCCGGCCTGCAAATTGGAGTCGATCCCACCTGGGTTGTCGCGCTACAGGCAGTCGGCGGAGCAGCGGGAAATGTCATCTGCGTTCATAACGTAGTCGCAGCTTGTGCAGTAGTCGGCATGAACGGCAAAGAAGGTGACATCCTGCGAAAAACGTTATCCCTCTTCGTTTACTACGTGTTGTTCGCTGGGATCTTAGGATTATTGTTTACTCTTTAA
- a CDS encoding efflux RND transporter periplasmic adaptor subunit, translating into MRMTPKRSFQKTFCPLLILLLGYTVLESQQANLLRADEEVVENAKEADDAAIAAEPTTIKVETTEFLPTVSTTGIFVGLDADQIILTPKAWTTLKVVDAVEHGETVMEGDPLIVLETEDLDKAIDKAEKKLVTTTLSLRMATDELRFLKESTAMDLEQANRSAEEAKDNLDYYLNVQEQEDLKSAELNLKFSEYQLEYAQEELNQLTQMYEADDLTEQTEEIVLLRAKRDVEMAKRSVERAKLRHDRLIEALIPREKQGMIDSQARAALTQAKTVVSLPMMIQKKELDIEQMQRDLAESKEKLAEMKADRKGMTILAPRSGIVFYGQEKLGKWSEISTREKQLIPGGSVSANSVLMTVVDPDLLSVVADLTEEQLAEVESGQLAIVKPKSMLNGQMYAQVVEVDSVAQSDGKYKATLRLRRADADNDGLVPGMTCDAKIRIKKSAEAIMIPTSVIHQDEFSEQDGPYVWIAGDEPRKQPVTLGLERDKKQEILEGLKVGDEILKKAPTK; encoded by the coding sequence ATGCGAATGACACCGAAACGATCTTTTCAAAAAACTTTCTGTCCTCTCCTCATACTCCTCCTCGGCTATACAGTTCTGGAATCGCAACAAGCCAATCTCCTGAGGGCCGATGAAGAAGTTGTCGAGAACGCGAAAGAAGCTGATGATGCAGCAATTGCAGCCGAACCCACAACCATCAAAGTCGAAACAACCGAGTTTCTACCCACGGTTAGCACAACGGGAATTTTCGTTGGGCTTGATGCGGATCAAATTATTCTGACTCCCAAAGCCTGGACAACTCTTAAGGTTGTCGATGCAGTTGAGCATGGCGAAACCGTGATGGAGGGAGACCCGTTAATCGTCTTGGAAACCGAGGATCTCGATAAAGCCATCGACAAAGCGGAAAAGAAATTGGTCACAACGACTCTATCTTTACGTATGGCAACCGATGAACTTCGATTCCTTAAGGAATCGACAGCAATGGATCTTGAGCAGGCCAATCGCAGTGCAGAAGAAGCCAAAGACAACTTGGACTATTATTTGAATGTGCAGGAACAGGAAGATCTGAAATCGGCTGAATTGAATCTAAAGTTTTCTGAGTATCAACTGGAATATGCTCAGGAGGAACTTAATCAGCTGACACAGATGTATGAAGCCGATGATCTGACTGAGCAGACCGAGGAAATTGTCCTGCTCAGAGCCAAGCGAGATGTTGAAATGGCTAAGCGTTCGGTCGAGCGGGCGAAACTTCGTCATGATCGTTTGATTGAAGCATTAATACCTCGCGAAAAACAGGGAATGATCGACTCTCAAGCCCGAGCCGCTTTAACACAGGCTAAAACAGTTGTCTCTTTACCAATGATGATTCAGAAAAAAGAACTCGACATCGAACAGATGCAACGCGATCTTGCGGAGAGCAAAGAAAAACTGGCCGAAATGAAAGCCGACCGCAAAGGCATGACCATCCTGGCTCCGCGTTCTGGAATCGTTTTTTATGGACAGGAAAAACTTGGAAAATGGTCGGAAATCAGTACTCGGGAAAAGCAATTGATTCCCGGGGGATCGGTTTCTGCCAACAGTGTTCTAATGACCGTTGTCGATCCTGACCTCCTCTCCGTCGTGGCAGATTTGACTGAAGAACAACTGGCAGAAGTGGAATCTGGACAATTGGCGATCGTCAAACCGAAATCTATGCTCAACGGCCAAATGTATGCTCAGGTTGTTGAAGTGGATTCGGTCGCACAAAGTGATGGGAAATACAAAGCCACGTTACGTTTGCGACGAGCCGATGCCGATAATGACGGACTGGTTCCGGGAATGACCTGCGATGCTAAAATCCGCATCAAAAAATCTGCTGAAGCGATCATGATTCCGACATCTGTGATTCATCAGGATGAATTTAGCGAACAGGATGGCCCGTATGTCTGGATTGCTGGTGATGAACCCAGGAAGCAACCCGTTACGCTTGGCTTGGAAAGAGACAAGAAACAGGAAATCCTCGAAGGATTGAAAGTTGGGGATGAAATTCTGAAGAAAGCTCCCACGAAGTAA
- a CDS encoding 3-dehydroquinate synthase, with the protein MSEQPLPEESQAFDPSDHGIDQLSTGVDVTFAVPYVHRLRVTTNVLESQTNVLLDLLEQSGDAPARVQFWIDEAVANARPDLSQILRTFVSKNSDRVSMASNIQIAPGGEDVKNDVHVLERMLKVMNAANLDRRSYVIVIGGGAVLDAVGFAAAIAHRGIRLIRLPTTTLSQADSGVGVKNSINLFEKKNWVGSFAVPWAVINDADLLSTLPDRQFRAGFSEAVKVALLKDPALFEAICEQAERISQRDWSACGPIIQRSAEWHLKHITRGGDPFEMLEARPLDYGHWSAHKLEVMTNFQVQHGEAVAIGVAIDSLYSSRKMGFPQSDAERVVNCLLELGFDLQHPMLHDTKILFAGLEEFRQHLGGRLTLTMLRSIGDPVEIHEVDQSAMQESIVQLTEIAAAR; encoded by the coding sequence ATGAGTGAACAACCCCTCCCTGAAGAATCGCAGGCCTTTGATCCTAGCGATCATGGTATTGACCAATTATCCACTGGAGTTGATGTTACTTTTGCAGTTCCCTATGTACATCGACTCCGAGTGACAACGAACGTGCTGGAATCGCAAACCAATGTTCTACTCGATCTGCTGGAACAATCAGGTGATGCCCCGGCTCGGGTCCAGTTCTGGATTGACGAAGCCGTTGCGAATGCACGTCCTGATCTTTCTCAGATTCTAAGGACGTTTGTCTCGAAGAATTCCGACCGCGTTTCGATGGCGAGCAACATACAAATTGCTCCCGGTGGCGAGGATGTGAAGAACGATGTCCACGTTCTTGAGCGGATGCTCAAAGTGATGAATGCTGCAAATTTGGATCGTCGCAGCTATGTGATTGTCATTGGCGGGGGAGCGGTTCTGGATGCCGTCGGTTTTGCTGCGGCCATTGCTCATCGCGGAATTCGCCTGATCCGCTTACCCACAACAACACTCAGTCAAGCTGATTCCGGCGTCGGGGTAAAAAACAGTATCAATCTCTTTGAAAAGAAGAACTGGGTTGGATCGTTCGCTGTTCCCTGGGCAGTCATTAACGATGCCGATCTGCTTTCGACCTTGCCAGATCGCCAGTTCCGAGCCGGTTTTTCTGAAGCTGTTAAAGTCGCATTATTAAAAGACCCTGCATTATTCGAGGCGATCTGCGAACAAGCCGAGCGTATTTCTCAAAGGGACTGGTCTGCTTGTGGACCAATCATTCAACGCTCCGCAGAGTGGCATCTGAAGCATATTACACGTGGTGGCGATCCCTTTGAAATGCTCGAAGCCCGTCCTCTTGATTATGGACATTGGTCGGCTCATAAACTGGAAGTGATGACAAATTTCCAGGTTCAACATGGGGAAGCGGTTGCTATTGGCGTAGCAATCGACTCCTTATACTCTTCTCGCAAAATGGGCTTTCCCCAATCCGACGCTGAGCGAGTTGTCAATTGCCTGCTGGAACTCGGTTTCGATTTACAGCATCCGATGTTACACGATACGAAAATTTTATTTGCCGGGCTTGAAGAGTTCCGTCAGCATCTCGGTGGTCGCCTGACTCTGACAATGCTGCGCAGTATTGGTGATCCCGTTGAAATCCACGAAGTCGATCAGTCTGCCATGCAGGAGTCAATCGTGCAACTGACAGAAATCGCAGCCGCTCGATAA
- the pgi gene encoding glucose-6-phosphate isomerase codes for MSAQTGKSGLTSRPEWKALCQHFESIKNVQLRDAFAEDSDRASKFSVEAVDLFLDYSKNRINSETMPLLFDLAKSAKLKERTEAMFTGEKINTTENRAVLHTALRAPKDAVIEFEGQNVVPDVHEVLDKMTAFCERVISGEWTGYTGQPIRNVINIGIGGSDLGPVMAYEALKHYSNRDLTFRFVSNVDGTDFAEATIDLDPAETLVIVASKTFTTQETMTNAMSARKWLVDQLGAETAVAKHFVAVSTSAERVQEFGIDTENMFGFWDWVGGRYSMDAAIGLSTMLAIGPDRFRQMLDGFHAMDVHFRETPLEENLPVILAMLNIWYTNFFDAQTVAVLPYDQYLKRFPAYLQQLTMESNGKSVTLAGDSIDYETSPVFWGEPGTNGQHSFYQLIHQGTHLIPCDFIAFGRSLNPVGDHHDKLMANVFAQTEALAFGKTKEQVEAEGTSSELVPHRVFSGNRPSNTLYAEILTPRILGSLIALYEHSVFVQGVVYDIDSFDQWGVELGKVLAKKIVPELEASDSPDLKHDSSTNQLIQRYRKSQGRTA; via the coding sequence ATGTCTGCTCAAACCGGAAAATCGGGACTGACGTCCCGCCCCGAATGGAAAGCCCTTTGTCAGCATTTTGAGTCAATCAAAAATGTGCAGTTGCGGGATGCTTTCGCGGAAGATTCTGACAGAGCCAGCAAATTTAGTGTTGAAGCGGTCGACTTGTTTCTGGACTATTCAAAAAATCGCATCAATTCAGAAACGATGCCGCTTTTGTTCGACCTGGCAAAGTCCGCCAAACTCAAAGAGCGGACCGAAGCAATGTTCACGGGCGAGAAGATCAACACCACTGAGAATCGAGCCGTGTTGCATACGGCTTTACGTGCTCCAAAAGATGCGGTGATTGAATTCGAAGGCCAGAATGTCGTTCCTGATGTGCATGAAGTTCTCGATAAGATGACCGCGTTTTGCGAGAGGGTTATTAGCGGAGAATGGACAGGCTACACCGGTCAGCCGATTCGTAATGTGATCAACATCGGCATCGGCGGTTCGGATCTTGGTCCCGTGATGGCTTACGAGGCACTCAAGCATTACAGCAATCGTGATCTCACATTCCGATTTGTTTCCAATGTCGATGGAACCGATTTTGCCGAAGCGACGATCGATCTGGATCCTGCTGAGACGTTAGTCATCGTGGCGTCAAAAACATTCACCACTCAGGAAACCATGACAAACGCCATGAGCGCCCGCAAATGGCTGGTGGATCAACTGGGAGCAGAAACGGCGGTGGCGAAGCACTTCGTGGCTGTTTCAACCAGTGCAGAGCGTGTGCAGGAATTCGGAATCGATACCGAAAACATGTTCGGCTTCTGGGACTGGGTGGGTGGACGATATTCAATGGATGCAGCGATCGGTCTTTCGACGATGCTGGCGATTGGACCGGATCGATTCCGTCAGATGCTCGATGGTTTTCACGCGATGGATGTTCATTTTCGTGAAACTCCGCTCGAAGAAAACCTGCCTGTCATTCTGGCGATGCTGAATATCTGGTACACGAATTTCTTCGATGCTCAAACGGTTGCTGTGCTGCCTTACGATCAATATCTGAAGCGATTCCCGGCTTATCTGCAACAGTTGACAATGGAAAGCAATGGCAAGTCGGTCACATTAGCTGGCGATTCAATTGACTACGAAACCAGTCCGGTCTTCTGGGGCGAACCGGGCACGAACGGTCAGCATTCATTCTATCAGTTAATTCATCAGGGAACTCATTTGATCCCCTGTGATTTTATCGCATTTGGACGCTCGCTGAATCCAGTCGGCGATCATCATGACAAACTGATGGCCAACGTCTTTGCACAAACAGAAGCTCTAGCGTTTGGAAAGACAAAAGAACAAGTCGAGGCAGAGGGGACTTCTTCAGAATTGGTCCCGCATCGCGTCTTTTCAGGGAATCGCCCTTCAAATACGCTGTATGCAGAAATTCTCACACCGAGAATCCTTGGCAGTCTAATTGCCCTGTATGAACATAGCGTATTTGTTCAGGGAGTCGTTTACGATATCGATTCGTTTGATCAATGGGGAGTTGAACTTGGCAAAGTTCTCGCGAAGAAAATCGTGCCGGAGTTGGAGGCGAGTGACTCACCAGATCTGAAGCATGACAGTTCGACGAATCAGTTGATTCAGCGTTATCGAAAATCGCAGGGGCGCACTGCTTAA
- a CDS encoding acyl-CoA thioesterase yields MQKVKFEPSIHTFHIDFMNHVSNIVYIEWMEIGRCLLLEAAGMPVPQIMQQGYGPVLVETNIQYKQQLKLGDTVRAEVWISEMNHVSAWMEFRFYGPDQSLAALGRQRAIFIDLQTGRPTRLPETDRQRFQPFIAEN; encoded by the coding sequence ATGCAGAAGGTCAAATTCGAGCCATCGATACACACATTTCATATCGACTTTATGAATCATGTGAGTAACATCGTCTACATCGAATGGATGGAAATTGGACGTTGCCTTTTGCTCGAAGCAGCTGGTATGCCGGTGCCGCAGATTATGCAGCAGGGCTACGGACCAGTGCTGGTGGAGACGAACATCCAGTACAAGCAACAATTGAAACTAGGTGATACCGTTCGAGCCGAAGTCTGGATCTCGGAAATGAATCACGTCTCCGCCTGGATGGAATTTCGCTTTTACGGTCCCGATCAATCGCTAGCTGCTCTCGGTCGTCAGCGGGCCATATTCATTGATCTCCAGACTGGTCGTCCGACTCGCCTGCCGGAGACTGATCGCCAACGATTTCAGCCTTTTATCGCTGAGAATTAA
- a CDS encoding aldo/keto reductase, with the protein MLKTRTLGRTGLEVTQLGYGSMGIRGPKTWGKRVASEEESEQILNAVLDAGINFIDSAPDYGISEERIGRYLSSRRGEFILASKCGCNYTQGEEEINIRHTWKQDVIKRNLEDTLFRTQSEFLDLLQFHGGDAETLEQEGLIEQLEDFRSQGLIRFLGVSSSLPNLPGMIELGVFDTFQIPYSCLAPEHNDWITKAAETGAGIIIRGGIAHGGPDAEIQRPNLNDVWTNARLDELLTEGMTRSEMILRYTLSHPHCDTTIVGTCNPEHLKENVAAASQGGLPAELYQEIQTRVSSVIKNSK; encoded by the coding sequence ATGTTGAAAACTAGAACACTTGGTCGCACGGGATTGGAAGTCACTCAACTTGGCTATGGCAGCATGGGAATTCGTGGTCCGAAAACGTGGGGCAAGCGAGTCGCTTCCGAGGAGGAGTCTGAGCAAATTCTGAATGCGGTACTCGATGCGGGCATCAACTTCATCGATAGCGCTCCCGATTATGGGATCAGTGAAGAGCGAATCGGTCGATATCTTTCTTCGCGTCGAGGAGAATTCATTCTCGCCAGTAAGTGTGGTTGCAATTACACCCAGGGTGAAGAAGAAATTAACATTCGGCATACCTGGAAGCAGGATGTTATCAAAAGGAATCTGGAAGATACCCTTTTCCGAACTCAGTCGGAATTTCTTGATCTCCTCCAATTTCACGGTGGCGATGCCGAAACCTTAGAACAAGAAGGACTCATCGAACAGCTGGAAGATTTTCGCTCGCAGGGGTTGATTCGCTTTCTGGGAGTTTCAAGTTCGTTGCCAAATTTACCGGGAATGATCGAGTTAGGTGTATTTGATACTTTTCAAATTCCGTATTCGTGTCTAGCTCCCGAACATAATGATTGGATTACAAAAGCGGCTGAAACGGGTGCGGGAATTATTATTCGGGGAGGAATTGCTCACGGGGGGCCAGATGCAGAGATTCAGCGTCCCAATTTGAATGATGTCTGGACGAATGCACGTCTGGATGAACTGTTGACAGAGGGGATGACTCGATCAGAAATGATTTTACGATATACATTGTCGCATCCTCATTGCGATACGACAATTGTGGGGACTTGCAATCCAGAACATCTCAAAGAGAATGTCGCTGCGGCCAGTCAAGGGGGATTGCCAGCGGAGCTCTATCAGGAAATTCAAACACGAGTTTCGTCCGTGATAAAGAATTCTAAATAA